The Alphaproteobacteria bacterium genome includes the window CAGGCGATGGGCAGGCCATGTGTTTTGTCGCCAGCCAGCGGGTAAACCGCCTGGATGACATGCGGATAAATCAAATCCCAATGCGTGGCCGCGTTGGCCGGGTCGATCTGAGCGCCGTCCGGCGTGCGGGCGATGTCGTAGCGGTCGATCAGTCCCGCCTCGTTGTGCTCGCTCCAGCCCCAAACCGACACAGCGAAATGGTGAATCTGCACATCGACCGAGGCAGTCAGGTAGCGCACCCAGGCGGGCACCGTTTTCAGCAGCCAGCTTTCCTGGCGTTCCTTCAGCGTCTCGATCTCGGGCGGCGGCGAACTTTTTGACACGCCGACGAACGGAATTCCTAGCTCGGTGTTGTAGACCGTTTTCAGCCCTTCTTCGTCGCCGGTTTTCTCGAACGCCGCCTGGGCTGTCACCAGTGTTGCCGCGATCTTTCCCCAGCTCTGGAAGGCCGAACACAGGCCAGACAGCCAGAAGGACGAAATGCGCTGGCTGGGCCGGTCGCCATGCAGAACGCCGTTTTCATCAACACTCATGCCGCGCGGCAACCAGACCGCGGCGGCCAGCATGTCTGCCTTCTCGATCTCGGCAATCGATCCGCCGCATTCCGGGCAAATCAGGCTGGCGCCGTGCTCGACCAACTGATCTGCCGTCGCCCCAGCCGGGATGTGCAGGTGCTTCAGCGTCGGTTTGCGGTCTTTGCCGAACCCTGGCGTAAAGTAGGTTTTGCAGCGCGGGCATGGGCAGGCCAGCAAATTCTGATCGCCCTCGCCCCAGGCGCCGACGATGCCATCATTCGAGTCCTTGCTGGGACTGGAAATAATAATCAGCGTGCCATTACGGCCAAACGTTTTGATGCGCTGCCGGCCAAGATAGCGGGCATCGCCTTCGCCGCCGATGTCATCTGGCATGCGGTCGTATTCGTCTTCGATGACAATCGGCACCGGACGGCTGGACAGTTGCGACACCACCGGCCAGCCGATGGTCAACATCGACCCGTTGCGGAACGTTTTCTGCAGCAGCTTGTCGACGTACAATTCCCCGATCAGTTCCGGCGACGGGCGCAACAGCTTGTTTTCAATGCGCCGCTCGGCAAAATCGATTGCCAGGTCACGGGTTGGCAACAACATCAAAATGTCGCCGGGCATGCATTTTACGGCGTGGCCGATGACATTCAGCGGCACTTCTGTTTTGCCGGACTGGCTGGGACCGACGATTACAACCTCTTCCACCTGGCGCGACCGGCAGCGGTCCATGACCTCGGCCAGATATGGCGCCTTGGCGTTGCGCCATGGTCCGACATAAGACCCTGGATTGTTCAGGCGGCGGTAACGTTCAGCGGCATCACTGACCGTAATTTGCTTGGGCGGACGCAGCGCGACAACAGCCGAGCGGCGGATATCTGCGGCCCGCACGAATTCGGCGATCGGCTCATCACGCAGCGGCAGCATCGGCCAGATCGCGTTTTAAACTTGGCATTGACTCGATGTCTGTTGCCAGATCGTCCAGCATTTCGTCGATCATATGCAAGGCCTCGTCTACCTGCTCAGGCATCAGGCCAAATCGATGTCCAAGGTCATCTGGAAGCGACCGCATGCGGTCGCGGATCAGGGCGAACAAACGGACCTGATCGGCCCTCACTTCATCGGCTGGAACCAACGTGCGGCGAAGCTGTGACAGCTTCACCTTGTCCATTTCGGCCCGGATGATCTCGGCACGACCGCGCGCAGACAGCTTGCCTAATCCGCCGTCATCGGTGAATTCAGGAAGCTGGTCACCGCCAAGAAGTTCCAAGCGCAATTGAGCGTCAGATTCAGCACGGTCAAGCAGCTTGCGCTGTTCCTCGGCTTCCAGACCGCGCCGCCAATCGGCAACCTTGCGCAGATCGAGTTCCCAGCTGACGCCGTTCCCGCCTTTCTTCTCGACAGGGCAACCATCTTCGATCCAGCGCTTAAGCGTTGGGTCAGTGATACCGAAAAACCGGGCCGTTTCTGAAAGGTTGCGGATCTCGGGCGCTTCTGGAGATTTGTTCGTCTCCATTCAAGCCCCTCGAACAACAAAAACAAAAACAAAAACAAGAAGGTGATTTATTTCTGTCAGACACTAAAAGCCAGCGGTCGTGCGATACCCGCCGCAGACAAAGAGCCAGGAGAACCTA containing:
- a CDS encoding phage terminase large subunit family protein translates to MLPLRDEPIAEFVRAADIRRSAVVALRPPKQITVSDAAERYRRLNNPGSYVGPWRNAKAPYLAEVMDRCRSRQVEEVVIVGPSQSGKTEVPLNVIGHAVKCMPGDILMLLPTRDLAIDFAERRIENKLLRPSPELIGELYVDKLLQKTFRNGSMLTIGWPVVSQLSSRPVPIVIEDEYDRMPDDIGGEGDARYLGRQRIKTFGRNGTLIIISSPSKDSNDGIVGAWGEGDQNLLACPCPRCKTYFTPGFGKDRKPTLKHLHIPAGATADQLVEHGASLICPECGGSIAEIEKADMLAAAVWLPRGMSVDENGVLHGDRPSQRISSFWLSGLCSAFQSWGKIAATLVTAQAAFEKTGDEEGLKTVYNTELGIPFVGVSKSSPPPEIETLKERQESWLLKTVPAWVRYLTASVDVQIHHFAVSVWGWSEHNEAGLIDRYDIARTPDGAQIDPANAATHWDLIYPHVIQAVYPLAGDKTHGLPIACTAIDTGGAAGVDEDGATTSGVAEQAREFSRRMFFGSAKLPTWRLMLIKGASTRNWPMLPSTPKWETDDLGKRRQDAVAVYTIGGHMIKNAIDARLRFERARDGESPRPAIRFPQNVPDGFFEELTAERKIKGAWVKQGKNESWDGLVYAEAARLRLRPERVADWSAPPVWASPVKMSDIPARAVIGQAMPKPKQRRMLHKGVEL
- a CDS encoding DUF1441 family protein; this translates as METNKSPEAPEIRNLSETARFFGITDPTLKRWIEDGCPVEKKGGNGVSWELDLRKVADWRRGLEAEEQRKLLDRAESDAQLRLELLGGDQLPEFTDDGGLGKLSARGRAEIIRAEMDKVKLSQLRRTLVPADEVRADQVRLFALIRDRMRSLPDDLGHRFGLMPEQVDEALHMIDEMLDDLATDIESMPSLKRDLADAAAA